A region from the Halobacillus mangrovi genome encodes:
- a CDS encoding putative polysaccharide biosynthesis protein, whose translation MSRSTLIKGTIVLSGATLLSKFLGAIFRIPLQNIAGDEVLGIFSMVYPLYMVALILSVAGIPLAISKLIAEARSDNRLDRIKEIYITASILALLFGVTSFILIYTFADPITALLGGESTKPALIIVSATLVFAPYMAVYRGFFQGFETMEPTAISQVIEQFVRVALILITAYYLVVQGYSDRMIAGGTMIGSSIGVLASLGYLLRTFKASSFTPLPSVSYDFSVFRKRSRQILRVSIPIAVGAITMAFMNVVDALTIPYGLRAAGIDPADVNYYYGLYGRGLSLVQIATVFATSLVLPLVPLITKKLSEGDQRGVQKVVTRAFSLTHLLSWPAAIGILALTLPLNLALFTNLEGSVVLAIVGFSSVFTALAVLGTGILQGMDRSGQAALLVLGAMALKTVANIGLIQAYGLAGAAAATLMIYIILHYSNVILINRAVSVTPENNDRSKTIISSVIMGGIVAIPLLFLQVETWTRIEAFLYVCGAVVIGAVINLVFLWFMNVSEVKKLPILNRLGKR comes from the coding sequence ATGAGCCGTTCTACATTGATTAAAGGTACAATTGTATTATCAGGAGCAACCCTCCTTTCTAAATTCCTAGGAGCTATTTTTCGTATCCCTCTGCAAAACATTGCGGGGGACGAGGTTCTAGGAATTTTTAGTATGGTTTACCCCCTTTACATGGTGGCCCTCATCTTATCGGTTGCCGGTATTCCACTAGCGATTTCAAAACTAATTGCGGAAGCTCGCAGTGATAACCGATTAGACCGGATCAAAGAAATCTATATAACCGCAAGTATTCTTGCTCTCTTATTTGGTGTCACAAGCTTTATTTTGATCTATACGTTTGCGGATCCAATTACTGCACTGCTTGGTGGCGAGTCTACGAAACCAGCGTTGATTATCGTATCGGCCACACTAGTATTCGCCCCCTATATGGCCGTGTACCGGGGATTTTTCCAGGGCTTTGAAACGATGGAGCCGACAGCGATTTCCCAGGTAATTGAACAATTTGTGAGAGTAGCATTGATTCTAATCACGGCCTACTATTTGGTCGTCCAAGGATACTCGGATCGCATGATCGCTGGAGGTACGATGATCGGCTCTTCCATTGGTGTTCTGGCTTCATTAGGTTATTTGCTGCGGACATTTAAAGCTTCCTCTTTTACTCCGCTTCCTTCTGTATCTTATGACTTTTCAGTTTTTAGAAAAAGGAGTCGGCAAATCCTACGCGTATCAATTCCGATTGCAGTTGGTGCGATCACGATGGCGTTCATGAACGTCGTCGATGCGCTCACCATTCCTTATGGATTGCGTGCGGCAGGCATAGATCCGGCTGATGTGAATTACTACTACGGACTTTATGGCCGTGGGCTATCGCTCGTGCAGATTGCTACCGTATTTGCTACATCGCTTGTTCTCCCTCTTGTCCCGCTCATTACAAAGAAATTATCAGAAGGCGATCAACGGGGGGTTCAGAAGGTTGTAACCAGAGCGTTTTCGCTTACGCACCTGCTTTCCTGGCCGGCGGCAATCGGGATTCTTGCTCTTACCCTGCCATTGAATCTAGCGTTATTTACGAACCTGGAAGGCAGCGTTGTGCTCGCCATTGTCGGGTTCAGCTCGGTCTTCACCGCACTTGCGGTTTTAGGTACAGGTATTTTGCAAGGAATGGATCGTTCAGGGCAGGCGGCTTTGCTAGTATTGGGAGCCATGGCATTGAAAACAGTTGCCAATATCGGGTTGATCCAGGCCTATGGATTGGCTGGAGCGGCAGCCGCTACGCTTATGATCTATATCATTCTTCATTACTCCAATGTGATTCTAATCAATAGAGCGGTTTCTGTTACACCTGAGAATAATGACCGCTCGAAAACAATTATTTCCTCGGTAATAATGGGGGGAATTGTCGCAATACCGCTGTTATTTCTACAGGTGGAGACTTGGACGAGAATCGAGGCGTTCCTCTATGTGTGTGGAGCGGTGGTTATAGGAGCTGTCATCAACTTGGTTTTCTTATGGTTCATGAACGTTTCTGAAGTGAAAAAGCTTCCGATTTTAAATAGATTGGGAAAGAGGTGA
- a CDS encoding WecB/TagA/CpsF family glycosyltransferase produces the protein MKQVKIMGVPLSHIDHKTLVKQLDEHVMLEEKSFVITVNPEIVMRANEDTAYMNHLHKANYITADGIGIIRASQLLKDPLPERVTGYDLMIDLLSISNIKGYKIFLLGAHKDVLKRVETNLQHFYPDIQIVGSHDGYFNWDQSDEIVEQVKQADPDLTFVALGAPKQEQWISENIDQFNKGVFLCVGGSFDVIAGDVKRAPATWRKYNVEWLYRLLKQPKRWRRMLALPRFAIRIIKRKLKGSP, from the coding sequence ATGAAGCAAGTGAAAATCATGGGGGTCCCACTTTCACATATCGATCACAAAACGCTAGTAAAACAACTGGATGAACACGTAATGCTTGAAGAGAAATCTTTTGTCATTACCGTCAATCCTGAAATTGTGATGAGAGCGAACGAGGATACCGCCTACATGAACCATTTACATAAAGCCAATTATATTACTGCGGACGGTATCGGAATCATCCGCGCCTCTCAGCTTCTTAAAGACCCACTCCCTGAACGGGTGACTGGCTACGACCTGATGATCGATCTATTAAGCATTTCCAATATTAAAGGGTATAAAATCTTCCTATTAGGTGCCCATAAGGATGTACTGAAGAGAGTTGAAACCAACCTCCAACACTTTTATCCGGATATTCAAATTGTCGGTTCTCACGATGGATATTTTAATTGGGATCAGAGTGATGAAATCGTCGAACAGGTAAAACAAGCGGATCCTGACCTCACGTTTGTCGCCTTAGGTGCTCCAAAGCAGGAGCAATGGATTTCAGAAAACATTGATCAATTCAACAAAGGGGTTTTCCTTTGTGTTGGTGGAAGTTTCGATGTAATCGCAGGCGATGTGAAACGTGCTCCAGCGACGTGGAGAAAGTATAATGTCGAGTGGCTGTACCGATTACTTAAGCAGCCAAAACGCTGGCGACGGATGCTCGCACTGCCCCGCTTTGCGATCAGAATTATTAAGAGGAAACTGAAGGGATCACCATGA
- a CDS encoding S-layer homology domain-containing protein — MKRLLLIGVVFAFLFSLLTPAVAKAEATDDITGHFFEQEMRELIDAGILKGYGDDTYLPEKPVNRAEFTAFLVRALDLEMKAAADYSVAQVSESPSFSDVSPEDWFYPSVITASTQSLVNGYPDGSFRPKNEITREEMAVMIMRAADLKGVVSEKDPLHFEDNDEIQDIYRESVQRLINLEILTGKVDSEGNKFFDPKASTTRGQTSGVISRLLHVIHPPVPLNYEVVTLTNDGEPDVDGKYETFEEAKSHASGNQVVMNGNNIVWIKDGMAVSNKFTNVYPSESLNNVVTYVTSGVEMKYLAATETWVKVQIADTIGYIDADTANLNPSHMVTKRSYYEARNGDLYHHVYNPITDSVSSYVYGKAPSFLSEGKKYYSWNGNTFYTTSGDQVGDAYQYFNRMPLYTKTQYTAEQLDAFIRAKRPESPLVGLGEAFKKAEDLHGTNAMYLLSHAIIESRWGESDIAKDKNNLFGINAIDANPYENAYTYESYEDGILEAAEQFIVPGYFNDENWRFNGAHLGNKSTGMNVRYASDPYWGQKISSLMYLMDQYLSSEFELAAEYGQYGLAVSKQDGTNVRSSAKVDNNDIYQLKKAGSTVQILDEVSTNGTWLKIAPKNISDRSYQDAYVYSHGGTYGTLFEPLTIAQ; from the coding sequence ATGAAAAGATTATTGTTAATTGGTGTCGTTTTTGCTTTCCTTTTCTCTTTGCTCACCCCTGCGGTGGCTAAAGCGGAAGCAACCGACGATATTACCGGACACTTTTTTGAACAAGAAATGCGAGAACTCATTGATGCAGGCATTCTAAAGGGTTATGGAGATGATACATACTTACCAGAAAAACCCGTCAATCGAGCTGAGTTTACAGCATTCTTAGTCAGGGCTTTGGATCTAGAAATGAAAGCCGCTGCTGATTATTCTGTCGCTCAAGTCTCTGAATCTCCTTCCTTCTCCGATGTCTCACCAGAAGATTGGTTTTATCCTTCCGTCATCACTGCGAGCACACAAAGCCTGGTCAACGGCTATCCAGATGGTTCGTTCCGACCAAAAAATGAAATTACAAGAGAAGAAATGGCAGTCATGATCATGCGTGCTGCTGACTTGAAGGGCGTTGTCTCAGAAAAAGATCCACTTCATTTTGAGGATAATGACGAGATTCAAGATATTTATCGTGAATCCGTTCAGCGCTTAATTAATCTAGAAATCTTGACTGGTAAAGTCGATTCTGAAGGCAATAAGTTCTTCGATCCAAAAGCGAGTACCACTCGTGGACAAACCTCAGGAGTGATCAGCCGATTGTTACATGTCATCCATCCTCCCGTACCGCTGAACTATGAAGTGGTTACGCTAACCAATGACGGCGAACCTGACGTTGATGGAAAATATGAAACGTTTGAAGAAGCGAAAAGTCATGCTTCTGGCAACCAGGTTGTTATGAACGGAAATAACATCGTCTGGATCAAAGACGGGATGGCCGTTTCAAACAAGTTCACAAATGTGTATCCAAGTGAATCATTGAACAACGTAGTTACTTATGTCACCTCTGGCGTCGAAATGAAATATCTTGCGGCTACTGAAACATGGGTGAAGGTACAAATTGCCGATACTATTGGTTATATCGACGCCGATACGGCAAATTTAAACCCCAGTCACATGGTGACAAAGCGTTCTTACTATGAAGCACGTAATGGGGACTTGTATCACCATGTTTATAATCCAATCACTGACAGTGTTTCTAGCTACGTTTATGGAAAAGCTCCTTCCTTCTTAAGTGAAGGCAAGAAATACTACAGTTGGAATGGAAACACCTTCTATACAACAAGCGGTGATCAAGTTGGCGATGCATATCAGTACTTTAACCGCATGCCGCTGTACACGAAAACGCAATACACGGCAGAGCAGCTTGACGCGTTTATTCGTGCTAAACGTCCAGAGAGCCCGCTTGTCGGGTTAGGCGAAGCATTCAAAAAAGCGGAAGACTTGCATGGGACAAACGCCATGTACCTCCTCTCCCACGCCATCATTGAAAGCCGCTGGGGAGAAAGTGATATCGCAAAAGATAAAAACAACCTTTTCGGAATCAATGCCATTGATGCTAACCCATACGAGAATGCGTACACGTATGAGAGCTATGAGGATGGAATCTTAGAAGCTGCTGAACAGTTCATCGTTCCTGGTTACTTTAACGATGAGAATTGGCGCTTTAATGGGGCTCACTTAGGAAACAAGAGCACGGGCATGAACGTCCGCTATGCCTCTGATCCTTACTGGGGGCAAAAAATTTCAAGCCTCATGTACTTGATGGATCAATATCTGAGCAGTGAGTTTGAACTTGCAGCCGAATACGGACAATATGGACTTGCTGTTTCTAAACAAGACGGAACCAACGTCCGCTCTTCTGCAAAAGTGGATAACAACGATATCTATCAATTGAAGAAAGCCGGTTCCACTGTCCAAATATTGGATGAAGTTTCAACCAATGGTACCTGGCTCAAGATCGCACCAAAGAACATCAGCGACCGCAGCTACCAGGACGCTTATGTCTATAGTCACGGCGGAACTTACGGAACACTGTTCGAACCATTGACTATCGCACAGTAA
- a CDS encoding S8 family serine peptidase produces the protein MNWKKGLVVFFVFLLAFSNSAFAATGDLKGKGHPEGASPEQKVKVTKGDLQDISEEKAYKPNEEVRVIVELKDKPVIYSAQSLGKSYSELSESNKEKLRKAALDAQSKVKKSMENNSVRMDYKESFTTVFNGFSGTVRYEEVKMIENLPNVGKVHITNEYERPTEDPEMLYSKELVNAQKTWQDYGYKGEGMTVAVIDTGIDPDHKDMILSDETEPELSKEEVGTLIEENNLQGKYYTEKVPYAYNYSDENDTVLDLGPDASEHGMHVSGTVGANGDEENGGIKGVAPEAQLLGMKVFGNDPEMPSTYGDIYIKALDDAIQLGADVINMSLGSTASFVNEEDPEQQAIANAVDNGVMMSISAGNSAKLGDGWGGTGDTFASNPDTGVVGAPGLTPESLQVASFENEYLMLSAFDTKIGGEAGDPIAFLSASDVEPTTLEGYQDVVYAGLGRTPGDSETNPEANDFEGVDVEGKIALISRGESTFVSKTLNAQERGAVGVIIFNNVAGYISMASSSDIKVPQLAITKDEGIMLRDVLQNGQSVEIAFKGNEIKAKNPESGKMSNFTSWGVTPNLDFKPEITAPGGNILSTLQDNEYGMMSGTSMAAPHVSGGSALVMQRVDEEFNTNGSDRVEMTKNLLMNTSVPQKDKGLYNNYFKTDFLYSPRRMGAGLMDLYAAMETPVVATNKETGIGKVALKEMDQQETFTVELENVSDENAVYNVDGTVQTDLIIQQEDGSLLNYGETQGIFKEGTISNEGANLGEYPIEVTSSNGSKVGDNYQVIVPANSSVEVEVSIDLSNTVDWYYNVSPEQLFENGHFVEGFVTFEDPNDSNPALNVPYVGFHGDWDDAPVVDGTIYEEEQPSFYNQTALLTMSGQILGVDPFLGEEDALVGEEEHIGFSPNGDESFDETFPNLSFLRNAKEVEFNVLDEDGNELRTIRTLDEVRKNYFDGGAAAPSDAYIQAAWDGKVDGKVVEDGQYYYEIKSVIDYPEAEWQSKKIPVQVDTETPALEVDYNAETGELTWDAFDEGVGLSHFDIVVNGESVLEKPLKPDVDSYTFEKLEGVKNAKVVAHDFAGNATTASAFQGEDDTIPAVTALTPEALSTTNEKEVQVIGYVQDDSKVEKLTINGKEAKLNWDEEEKRYNFSETLNYKKDGVKEIEFYAVDDQGNDISFKRKFMIDSTSPELEIEGPHTTKEDTATLEISMQDNWDDLRLFVNGSEEYKHVFKEPFEMRSISKTIEHDLQLEDGRNTFEFELTDFGGNTTTKMITIYKSDEGPKDFDDVSDGFWGKEAIEKLNVAGVINGYPNGNFGVNDQIIRADAAAMIVRAFDLDTDNPKDPGFTDVEEGDYMYEEIAAIAEAGIMNGSPDGSFDPKANLKRSEMAKIVVEAYDLKGNTSKRFKDVPLYHWAQDYINTLAANKITIGYPDGTFKPDNNTTRAEFAMFLARAEDDRFKQE, from the coding sequence TTGAACTGGAAAAAAGGGTTAGTGGTATTCTTCGTGTTTCTGCTAGCCTTTTCGAACTCCGCTTTTGCAGCTACGGGTGATTTAAAAGGAAAAGGGCATCCTGAAGGAGCCAGCCCAGAGCAAAAAGTGAAAGTGACGAAAGGTGATCTGCAGGACATATCAGAAGAAAAAGCGTATAAGCCGAATGAAGAAGTTCGTGTGATTGTTGAATTGAAAGACAAGCCTGTAATATATTCAGCCCAGAGCTTAGGAAAAAGCTACAGTGAACTATCCGAATCCAACAAGGAGAAATTGCGTAAGGCTGCTTTGGACGCCCAAAGCAAAGTGAAAAAATCCATGGAGAATAACTCAGTTCGAATGGATTACAAAGAAAGCTTTACGACAGTTTTCAACGGATTCAGCGGTACGGTTCGATATGAAGAAGTAAAAATGATCGAAAACCTGCCGAACGTCGGGAAAGTACATATTACAAATGAATATGAGCGTCCGACAGAAGATCCTGAAATGCTTTATAGTAAAGAGCTTGTCAATGCGCAAAAGACTTGGCAGGACTACGGCTATAAAGGGGAAGGAATGACGGTTGCAGTCATTGACACCGGAATCGATCCAGATCATAAAGATATGATTCTGAGTGATGAGACGGAACCTGAACTGAGTAAGGAAGAAGTCGGTACGCTTATAGAAGAGAACAATTTACAAGGCAAATATTACACAGAGAAAGTTCCTTATGCCTATAACTATTCAGATGAAAACGATACGGTATTAGACTTAGGACCGGATGCCAGCGAGCATGGAATGCACGTCTCCGGTACAGTCGGTGCAAACGGAGATGAAGAGAATGGCGGAATTAAAGGGGTAGCACCAGAAGCCCAGCTTCTAGGAATGAAAGTTTTTGGTAACGACCCGGAAATGCCGTCCACTTATGGAGACATCTATATTAAAGCTTTAGATGATGCGATTCAGCTTGGTGCGGATGTCATCAATATGAGTCTTGGCTCCACTGCAAGTTTTGTAAATGAAGAAGACCCAGAACAGCAAGCGATCGCTAATGCCGTGGATAACGGGGTTATGATGTCCATTTCTGCAGGGAATTCCGCGAAACTCGGCGATGGCTGGGGAGGTACTGGGGACACTTTTGCTTCGAATCCAGATACTGGAGTAGTCGGAGCGCCAGGATTGACACCAGAATCCTTGCAGGTTGCTTCATTTGAAAATGAATACTTGATGCTTAGTGCATTCGACACGAAAATCGGTGGAGAAGCAGGCGATCCAATTGCTTTCTTATCCGCAAGTGATGTGGAACCTACTACACTAGAAGGCTACCAAGATGTCGTTTACGCTGGCTTAGGGAGAACACCAGGGGATTCGGAGACAAATCCAGAAGCGAACGACTTTGAAGGCGTGGATGTAGAAGGCAAGATTGCCTTGATTTCCCGCGGAGAGTCTACATTCGTTTCTAAAACATTAAATGCCCAGGAACGTGGTGCTGTTGGAGTCATCATCTTTAACAATGTGGCTGGTTACATCAGCATGGCTTCCAGCTCAGATATTAAAGTTCCTCAGTTGGCCATTACAAAAGATGAAGGGATTATGCTGAGAGATGTCTTGCAAAATGGTCAATCCGTCGAAATTGCGTTTAAGGGCAATGAAATTAAAGCGAAAAACCCAGAAAGCGGCAAGATGTCCAACTTCACCTCATGGGGAGTAACGCCTAACCTTGATTTCAAACCTGAAATTACAGCTCCGGGCGGAAATATTTTATCAACCCTTCAAGATAATGAATACGGCATGATGAGCGGAACGTCTATGGCTGCCCCTCACGTATCCGGAGGTTCCGCGCTTGTGATGCAGCGTGTAGATGAAGAGTTCAATACAAATGGTTCAGACCGAGTTGAAATGACGAAGAATCTTCTAATGAACACGTCTGTCCCTCAAAAGGATAAAGGGTTGTACAATAATTACTTTAAGACAGACTTTCTTTACTCTCCTCGTCGCATGGGTGCAGGTCTAATGGACCTTTACGCTGCGATGGAAACACCAGTCGTTGCAACAAATAAAGAAACTGGGATCGGTAAAGTCGCTCTAAAAGAAATGGACCAGCAAGAAACGTTCACGGTTGAGCTTGAAAACGTCAGTGACGAGAATGCGGTTTACAACGTGGATGGTACCGTCCAAACGGATTTAATTATTCAACAAGAGGATGGTTCCCTATTAAATTACGGTGAAACACAAGGGATCTTTAAAGAAGGAACAATTTCCAATGAAGGAGCGAATTTAGGGGAGTATCCGATAGAGGTCACTTCTTCTAATGGAAGTAAAGTCGGCGACAACTACCAGGTGATCGTCCCTGCGAATTCTTCAGTTGAAGTTGAAGTTTCCATTGATTTATCCAATACAGTAGATTGGTATTACAATGTTTCACCTGAGCAGTTGTTTGAAAACGGGCACTTTGTAGAAGGATTTGTAACGTTCGAAGATCCGAACGATTCAAACCCTGCTCTAAACGTTCCGTATGTTGGTTTCCATGGCGATTGGGATGATGCTCCAGTCGTAGATGGTACGATTTATGAGGAGGAACAGCCATCGTTTTATAATCAAACAGCTCTATTAACGATGAGCGGTCAAATCCTTGGAGTTGATCCATTCCTGGGAGAAGAGGATGCTCTTGTTGGAGAAGAAGAGCATATCGGATTCTCACCGAATGGCGACGAATCTTTCGATGAGACCTTCCCGAATTTATCTTTCTTGCGTAACGCGAAGGAAGTAGAATTCAATGTATTAGATGAAGATGGAAATGAATTACGCACGATCCGCACGCTGGATGAAGTACGTAAGAATTACTTTGACGGCGGAGCTGCTGCGCCAAGTGATGCTTACATTCAAGCTGCATGGGACGGTAAAGTTGACGGAAAAGTCGTGGAAGATGGTCAATATTACTACGAAATCAAATCTGTCATCGACTATCCTGAGGCAGAATGGCAGTCTAAGAAAATCCCTGTCCAAGTGGATACGGAAACACCTGCACTAGAAGTTGATTATAATGCTGAAACAGGTGAATTAACGTGGGATGCTTTTGATGAAGGGGTTGGCCTGTCTCATTTCGACATCGTTGTAAATGGCGAAAGTGTGCTTGAAAAACCTCTTAAGCCGGATGTGGATTCTTACACATTTGAAAAGCTAGAGGGCGTCAAAAATGCTAAAGTTGTTGCCCATGACTTTGCGGGTAACGCAACGACAGCATCTGCGTTTCAAGGCGAAGATGATACAATTCCTGCTGTTACTGCGTTAACTCCTGAAGCATTAAGCACAACGAATGAAAAAGAAGTCCAAGTCATTGGCTATGTCCAAGACGATTCTAAAGTAGAAAAACTAACCATCAATGGTAAAGAAGCGAAGCTGAACTGGGACGAAGAGGAAAAACGTTACAACTTCAGCGAAACTCTTAACTACAAGAAGGATGGAGTTAAGGAAATCGAATTCTACGCTGTTGATGATCAAGGCAATGACATTTCGTTCAAACGTAAATTCATGATCGATTCTACAAGTCCTGAACTTGAAATCGAAGGTCCTCATACAACAAAAGAGGATACAGCGACACTTGAGATTTCCATGCAGGACAACTGGGATGATCTTCGTTTATTCGTCAATGGCAGTGAAGAATACAAACACGTCTTTAAAGAGCCATTTGAAATGAGATCGATCAGCAAAACGATCGAACATGACTTACAGCTTGAAGATGGACGTAACACGTTCGAATTCGAGCTTACCGACTTCGGCGGAAATACGACGACGAAGATGATTACCATCTACAAATCGGATGAAGGTCCTAAAGACTTTGATGATGTCTCCGATGGTTTCTGGGGTAAAGAAGCGATTGAGAAATTAAATGTCGCGGGTGTAATCAATGGTTACCCGAACGGAAACTTTGGAGTGAACGATCAAATCATCCGTGCTGATGCAGCAGCGATGATTGTACGTGCGTTCGACTTAGACACGGATAATCCGAAAGATCCTGGGTTCACAGATGTCGAAGAGGGCGACTACATGTATGAAGAAATCGCAGCGATTGCAGAAGCTGGCATCATGAATGGTTCACCTGATGGAAGTTTTGATCCGAAAGCGAACCTGAAACGTTCAGAAATGGCCAAGATTGTCGTAGAGGCTTACGACTTGAAAGGCAACACTTCTAAACGCTTCAAAGATGTACCGCTTTACCACTGGGCACAAGATTATATCAATACGTTGGCTGCGAACAAGATCACCATCGGTTATCCAGATGGTACGTTCAAGCCGGACAACAATACGACGCGTGCTGAGTTCGCAATGTTCTTAGCTCGTGCCGAAGACGATCGCTTCAAACAAGAATAA
- a CDS encoding N-acetylmuramoyl-L-alanine amidase — translation MIRKITTLLFATVFLLLASFLPTNVAHADSLNDIPSRSSDEINYLMYQDVITGYPDGTYRPSNSVNRQEAATMVGRALDLNGTKRSTSFPDVHASSYASGYIQSAYEKNIITGYPDRTYKPRNEITRGEMAYLISKAFHLNETSGNQYSDVPNSGALSTAIDKVSTAGIANGYPDGSYKPNKSITREEFALLVARGMNPEYKVDGDDLQVIGEKVVSTGILNVRSGPSTGYSKVGRLTEGTVIKVYKKVGDWWQFAYNGGSAYVHGAYVTDKPTNDGGKYTISIDAGHGDHDGGATANGLLEKEVNLDVAKRVRDYLSNSNINVVMTRDDDSFLELDERVDYAVDHGADTFVSIHSNSYPNESVSGVETFYSSASLSGRAYDSYKLAHFIQNRVVEAMNSNDRGVKDVPYRVIHATPLPSALVELGFLTNDSDAYKLGSSWYRDQAAKAIYLGVIDYYNWKY, via the coding sequence ATGATTAGGAAGATTACGACTTTGTTGTTTGCCACTGTTTTTTTGTTGCTGGCATCTTTTCTTCCAACGAACGTCGCTCATGCGGATTCGTTAAACGATATTCCGAGCAGATCTTCAGATGAAATCAATTATCTGATGTATCAGGACGTCATTACCGGTTATCCTGATGGAACCTACAGACCAAGCAACTCTGTGAATAGACAGGAAGCCGCTACAATGGTTGGACGCGCTTTAGATTTGAATGGGACGAAACGGAGCACGAGCTTCCCGGATGTACACGCCTCGTCTTACGCTTCAGGTTACATACAATCGGCTTACGAGAAGAACATCATCACCGGTTACCCGGACCGTACTTACAAACCTCGTAACGAAATCACCCGAGGGGAAATGGCATACTTAATCTCAAAAGCTTTTCATTTAAATGAAACAAGCGGAAATCAATACAGTGATGTACCGAATAGCGGTGCTCTATCTACAGCGATTGATAAAGTATCAACAGCTGGAATCGCCAATGGCTATCCTGATGGTTCATATAAACCGAATAAGTCAATTACTAGGGAGGAATTCGCGTTGCTTGTCGCGCGTGGAATGAACCCAGAGTATAAAGTCGATGGAGACGACCTTCAAGTGATCGGTGAAAAAGTTGTTTCTACAGGAATTTTGAATGTACGTTCTGGTCCGAGTACAGGCTACTCTAAAGTCGGTCGATTGACAGAAGGTACGGTCATTAAGGTTTATAAAAAAGTCGGCGACTGGTGGCAGTTTGCTTACAACGGCGGATCAGCTTACGTACACGGAGCTTACGTAACGGACAAGCCAACGAACGATGGAGGAAAATATACGATTTCGATTGATGCCGGTCATGGTGATCATGACGGTGGCGCTACTGCGAATGGATTACTAGAAAAAGAAGTCAACCTGGACGTTGCTAAACGCGTTCGCGATTACTTAAGTAATTCAAATATCAATGTAGTTATGACTCGCGACGATGATAGTTTCCTAGAATTAGATGAACGAGTGGACTATGCGGTCGATCACGGTGCAGATACGTTTGTTAGCATCCACTCCAACTCTTATCCGAATGAAAGTGTAAGCGGAGTAGAGACATTCTATTCTTCTGCCTCTCTTAGCGGGAGAGCTTATGACAGCTACAAGCTTGCACACTTTATCCAAAATCGTGTTGTCGAAGCGATGAATTCAAATGACCGTGGAGTGAAAGACGTTCCTTACCGCGTCATTCATGCCACACCACTTCCATCAGCCCTAGTAGAATTAGGATTTCTAACGAACGATTCCGATGCTTACAAGCTTGGATCTAGTTGGTATCGAGATCAAGCGGCAAAAGCTATTTACTTAGGAGTCATAGATTACTATAATTGGAAGTATTAA